Proteins encoded by one window of Chrysemys picta bellii isolate R12L10 chromosome 10, ASM1138683v2, whole genome shotgun sequence:
- the LOC135973845 gene encoding uncharacterized protein LOC135973845: MQADNRKRAPAWTVREVLDLIAIWGEDSVLAELRSKRRNAKTFEKISKGMMERGHNRDSDQCCVKVKELRQAYQKTKEANGRSGSEPRTCHFYDELHAVLGGAATTTPPLTVDSEGGIISSATPEDSADGEEEEEEDELAESTEHSVLPNSQDLFLSLTEVPSQPSIQDHDPMEGTSAAANSSSLPPPSRRLSQIRHRKKKTRDEMFAEIMESIRSDRAHLNEWKDTVSKYRKEDSEREDRRDQREERRDARDERWWQEDQRRQDATLGLLREQTDMLWRLVELQERQQDNRVPLQPLYNPPPPSPCSIASSPRRVRTRGGGGSLHLPIPPQWTAQEKGCHLFNLF, translated from the exons atgcaggccgataatcgaaaaagagcaccagcatggaccgtacgggaggtactggatctgatcgctatatggggagaggattcagtgctagcagaacttcgttcaaaaagacgaaatgcaaaaacttttgaaaaaatctccaagggcatgatggagagaggccacaatagggactcagatcagtgctgcgtgaaagtcaaggagctcagacaagcctatcaaaaaacaaaggaggcaaacggtcgctccgggtcagagccgcggacatgccacttctacgacgagctgcatgcagttctagggggggccgccaccactaccccacctctgaccgtggattccgagggggggatcatctcatcagctacacctgaggattctgcggacggggaagaggaggaggaggaggacgagcttgcagagagcaccgagCACTCCGttcttcccaacagccaggatctttttctcagcctgactgaagtaccctcccaacctagtatccaagaccacgaccccatggaagggacctcag cagctgcaaattcttcaagcctccctcctccgtcccgaaggctatcacagataaggcatcggaaaaagaagacgcgagacgagatgttcgcagaaatcatggaatccatccgcagtgacagagctcatctgaatgagtggaaggacaccgtttcaaagtataggaaagaagacagtgaacgtgaggacaggagggaccaacgtgaggagaggagagacgctcgagatgagaggtggtggcaggaagatcagaggaggcaggatgcaacactggggctgctgcgtgagcaaacagacatgctctggcgtctggtggagcttcaggaacggcagcaggataacagagtgccactacagcccctgtataacccccctcccccctcaccatgttccatagcctcctcacccagacgtgtaagaacgcggggggggggaggctccctacaccttcccattccaccccagtggacagcccaagaaAAAGGCTGTcatctttttaaccttttttag